From the Musa acuminata AAA Group cultivar baxijiao chromosome BXJ3-7, Cavendish_Baxijiao_AAA, whole genome shotgun sequence genome, one window contains:
- the LOC103992069 gene encoding uncharacterized protein LOC103992069, which yields MGQLFSSIGGKFQRAGAGAGNGWRERQLRKIADEAFDRIRTDSHDDRLTFQDLYIAVLYAYNDINKFLPGPHNDPPSKEKLKAMMEEYDINLDGLLDREEFAELMRKLTADTVRSVGQNLLIGLVLVPTIALLAKRATEGFPVVGKVAQRTPNFVYASIVALGVVLVQKPNC from the exons ATGGGTCAGCTCTTCTCCTCCATCGGAGGCAAGTTCCAAC gagcaggagcaggagcagggAACGGATGGCGCGAGAGGCAGCTGAGGAAGATTGCTGACGAGGCCTTCGACCGCATCAGAACCGATTCGCACGACGACCGGCTCACCTTCCAAGACCTATACATCGCCGTCCTCTACGCCTACAA TGACATCAACAAGTTCCTCCCGGGGCCTCACAACGACCCCCCCTCGAAGGAGAAGCTGAAAGCAATGATGGAG GAGTACGACATCAACTTGGACGGCTTGCTCGACCGCGAGGAGTTCGCAGAGCTGATGAGGAAGCTTACGGCCGATACCGTGAGGTCGGTGGGGCAAAATCTACTGATAGGACTGGTGTTGGTGCCGACAATAGCGCTGCTGGCCAAGAGGGCCACCGAGGGGTTTCCGGTCGTGGGCAAGGTGGCGCAGAGAACGCCCAATTTTGTGTATGCCTCCATTGTCGCTCTTGGAGTTGTGCTGGTCCAAAAGCCAAACTGCTGA
- the LOC103992070 gene encoding uncharacterized protein LOC103992070, translating into MELFGGFLCESWSSENLYSHPDAQRCPFLRNINEPTNFSFSASFNSPFPIQGAKGPIFEDGPSFDMAFKLFHGHNGVVPLSGKSYMHEENVEPMPVMQFNPLSGKAASIGLSAFGLGGPFGFDFFSKKWNENKKSSKKDHSQQREGGGTSHESLSHEWLRTGQCPIAKSYRAVSGVLPLVAKILQPPPGIKLKCPPAVVAVRAALARTALVKTLRPQPLHAKMLAIALLGMAANVPLGVWREHTEKFSPQWFAAVHAAVPFIAMLRKSVVMPKTAMALTIAASILGQTIGSRAERLRLKSAAAKDPSNMNQAAIGLKISGNCGDDEARVWKSLPLKVAGPGSSSVTSPTASMCF; encoded by the exons ATGGAGCTCTTCGGTggctttctatgtgaatcatggtCATCTGAGAATTTGTACTCTCATCCGGATGCTCAAAGGTGTCCATTTCTGAGGAATATTAATGAGCCAACAAACTTTTCCTTCTCAGCATCTTTTAATTCTCCTTTCCCA atACAAGGAGCAAAGGGTCCAATCTTTGAAGATGGACCCAGTTTCGATATGGCATTCAAGCTTTTCCATGGGCACAATGGAGTTGTCCCACTTTCAGGCAAATCATATATGCATGAGGAGAATGTGGAACCTATGCCTGTCATGCAGTTTAACCCCTTGTCAGGGAAAGCTGCTTCAATTGGTCTCTCAGCTTTTGGCCTAGGAGGACCCTTTGGTTTTGATTTCTTCTCAAAAAAGTGGAACGAGAATAAGAAATCCTCCAAGAAGGATCATTCTCAACAG AGGGAAGGTGGCGGCACATCACATGAATCATTAAGCCATGAGTGGCTCAGAACAGGGCAATGCCCAATTGCAAAGTCTTATAGAGCAGTGAGTGGTGTCTTGCCTCTTGTAGCAAAGATACTACAGCCACCACCTGGAATTAAACTCAAATGCCCCCCTGCTGTGGTGGCTGTCCGAGCAGCATTAGCTCGTACTGCCCTGGTGAAGACTCTCCGTCCTCAGCCATTGCATGCAAAAATGTTGGCGATTGCTTTGCTAGGCATGGCTGCGAATGTGCCCCTTGGTGTGTGGAGAGAGCATACCGAAAAGTTCTCACCTCAGTGGTTTGCTGCGGTCCATGCAGCCGTGCCATTTATTGCGATGCTCAGGAAGTCAGTCGTCATGCCCAAGACTGCTATGGCACTGACCATAGCAGCTTCAATCTTAGGCCAGACAATTGGTTCGAGGGCTGAGCGGCTCCGGCTTAAGTCAGCAGCAGCCAAGGACCCAAGCAACATGAACCAGGCAGCCATAGGTCTCAAAATAAGCGGAAACTGCGGTGACGATGAGGCAAGAGTCTGGAAGTCTCTTCCGCTTAAGGTGGCTGGCCCAGGCTCATCGTCAGTTACATCACCAACAGCAAGCATGTGTTTCTAA
- the LOC135643050 gene encoding pentatricopeptide repeat-containing protein At1g08070, chloroplastic-like translates to MAFSSSAPSSPFTPPLQLPHKLDTIRSMDELKQIQAAILKTPSLQSPPLLAKILSFCALSSSPHIAHARSLLAHIDNPSPLMYNTVFHSLSRSNRSLVSISIMFYEDMLEKDLRPDSFTFPYLLKLFANSQALQAGEALHAHAIKMGLDANVYVRNNLMSLYALCGEVRSIQKLFDGFPEKDLVSWTTLISGYTKAGLAKKAVKVFEEMMSENLRADGVTMVAVLSACAELGDLELGRKLHRYIGARQIDMDVFVGNALVDMYSKCGDVDSAYQLFNEMPVRNVVSWNSIISGLVNNKEFKQALELFRQMQRQGIEPDAFTLVGVLNSCASLGALELGQWVHAYINRNGIEADGITGNALVDMYSKCGRIDRAMEVFGGMAHKDVYTYTSMIVGLAMHGRGEEALELFAAMSSAGVKPNEVTFVGVLSACSHAGLVDVGLRHFESMSAVYGLVPQIEHYGCVVDMFGRAGRLDKAQDLISSMPMEPDAFIWGSLLGACRNHGDVALGETVAKLLLDVEPQEEGAYVLMSNLYTAGNRRSDGLRMRKAMRTNKVRKTPGCSLIEIDGVIHEFRKGEELHPQAKEVYAMVDEFAHRLNIDSSQDEARHHSERLAMAFGLIGTRPDTPLRIVKNLRVCHDCHSVIKYVSRLYNREIVLRDRYRFHRFKNGWCSCNEFW, encoded by the coding sequence ATGGCCTTCTCTTCCTCGGCACCTTCTTCACCTTTCACCCCGCCGCTGCAGCTCCCTCACAAATTGGACACCATACGATCCATGGACGAGCTCAAGCAAATCCAAGCCGCCATCCTCAAGACTCCCTCCCTCCAATCTCCTCCGCTCCTCGCAAAGATCCTCTCCTTCTGTGCTCTCTCCTCCTCCCCACACATCGCCCACGCCCGGTCCCTCCTTGCCCACATCGATAACCCGAGCCCGCTCATGTACAACACCGTCTTCCACAGCTTGTCCCGTAGCAACAGAAGCTTGGTCTCCATTTCCATAATGTTCTACGAGGACATGCTCGAAAAGGACCTTCGTCCTGACAGTTTTACCTTCCCTTACCTTCTCAAGCTCTTCGCCAATTCCCAAGCATTGCAGGCGGGGGAAGCCCTTCATGCTCATGCCATCAAGATGGGGCTCGACGCCAATGTGTACGTTAGGAACAACCTCATGAGCTTGTATGCTCTTTGTGGGGAGGTCCGTTCCATACAGAAGTTGTTCGATGGATTTCCTGAGAAAGACTTGGTCTCTTGGACTACTTTGATCTCAGGGTATACGAAGGCGGGTTTGGCAAAGAAGGCGGTAAAAGTGTTCGAAGAAATGATGAGTGAGAACTTGAGAGCGGATGGGGTGACCATGGTGGCAGTGCTGTCGGCTTGTGCGGAACTCGGGGACTTGGAACTGGGGAGGAAACTGCACCGGTACATCGGTGCCCGTCAGATCGACATGGATGTCTTCGTCGGCAATGCTTTGGTAGACATGTACTCCAAGTGTGGGGACGTCGATTCGGCTTACCAGTTGTTCAACGAAATGCCTGTGAGGAATGTCGTCTCCTGGAACTCCATTATCTCCGGGCTTGTTAACAATAAGGAATTCAAGCAGGCTTTGGAGTTGTTTCGCCAAATGCAGCGCCAAGGCATCGAGCCCGACGCCTTCACGTTGGTCGGGGTGCTCAACTCGTGCGCGAGCCTCGGAGCGCTCGAGCTGGGCCAGTGGGTTCATGCCTACATCAACAGGAACGGCATCGAGGCGGACGGAATCACGGGGAACGCCTTGGTCGACATGTACTCCAAATGTGGAAGGATAGATCGGGCCATGGAAGTCTTCGGCGGCATGGCTCACAAAGACGTGTACACCTACACCAGCATGATCGTGGGGCTTGCCATGCACGGCCGGGGAGAGGAGGCGTTGGAACTCTTCGCCGCCATGTCGTCAGCCGGCGTGAAGCCAAATGAAGTCACGTTCGTCGGCGTCCTGTCGGCGTGCAGCCACGCCGGCTTGGTCGACGTCGGCCTCCGCCACTTCGAGAGCATGTCCGCGGTGTACGGCCTCGTACCGCAGATCGAGCACTACGGTTGCGTGGTCGACATGTTCGGACGAGCAGGGCGGCTCGACAAAGCACAAGACCTAATCTCGAGCATGCCGATGGAGCCCGACGCCTTCATCTGGGGGTCTCTGCTGGGAGCTTGCAGGAACCACGGAGACGTAGCACTGGGTGAGACCGTGGCGAAACTCCTCCTCGATGTCGAGCCTCAAGAGGAGGGAGCTTATGTCCTCATGTCCAACCTCTACACCGCTGGAAATCGCCGCAGCGACGGACTCCGGATGAGGAAAGCAATGAGGACGAACAAGGTGAGGAAAACGCCGGGATGCAGCCTGATTGAGATAGACGGCGTGATTCACGAGTTCAGGAAGGGAGAGGAGTTGCATCCACAGGCGAAAGAGGTATACGCAATGGTGGATGAGTTCGCCCATCGCCTCAACATCGACTCTTCACAGGACGAAGCACGTCACCACAGCGAGAGGTTGGCCATGGCATTCGGATTGATCGGTACGAGGCCCGACACGCCACTGAGGATCGTCAAGAACCTCCGAGTGTGCCATGATTGCCACAGTGTGATCAAGTACGTGTCCAGATTGTACAACAGGGAGATCGTCCTCAGGGATCGCTACAGATTTCATCGGTTCAAGAATGGGTGGTGTTCATGTAATGAGTTTTGGTAA